The Tessaracoccus timonensis sequence GCTCGAAGGACCTGGGCGCTGACAAGGTGTTCGCGTGGCCGACGGCCGAGATCGCCGTGATGGGCGCCGAGGGCGCTGCCAACGTCGTATTCCGTCGGGAGATCGAGGCTGCCGAAGACAAGGAGGCTCGTCGCGCAGAACTCGTGGAGGAATACCGCGAGACCTTCTCGACGCCGTACATGGCGGCAGCGCGTGGCCTCGTCGACGACATCATCGACCCCGCAGACACGCGTCGCGAGGTCGCGATGGCGCTCGAGATCCTCGTCGGCAAGCGCGAGATTCGTCCGGCCAAGAAGCACGGCCTGGGCCCGGCCTGATCGGAGCACGCAGATGTCTGATGTATCCGTGAAGGAACTTCAAGAGCAGGTGCAGGCACTCACCGAGCGTCTGGCCTCCGTGGAGGCGCAGCTCGCTGCTCTGAATTCCGACAAGAAGATCCCCGAGGAGCACCTCGTGGTGATTGGCGCCGCGATTGCGGCGTACATGGGCCACAAGGCCAAGGTGCGTGCGGTGCGCTTCCGTCACCAGGAGAGCTGGGCGGCAGCAGCGCGTGGGCGTGTGCACAACCGTTCCGTACCCCACATTCGTTGACAGTCCGAGAGTAGGCAATGATGAAGTTGAAGGTGACCGTCGACAAGACGGAGTACGAGATCGACGTCGAGGTGCAGGAAGAGGAGCGCCAGGGATTGGGGCCGGTGGTCATCGGCGTCAATGGTGGCTCGAACCCCATCCCCACCAAGGCATCGATGCCCGCGTCGAGCGCGAGCGCCATTACCGCGCCGCTCGCCGGTTCGGTGAGCCGCATCCTGGTGGAGGAAGGCCAGGAAGTCGAGGCCGGCACCGTCGTGCTGGTGCTCGAGGCAATGAAGATGGAGACCGAGATCACGGCGCCCAAGGCCGCCAAGATCGAGACCATCCTCGTGGAGAAGGGCGACGCGGTCCAGGGCGGCCAGGCCCTCATCGCAATGGCCGACTGACCCGTCGCAGTTCGATCTGACGATAAAGAATGCGGGAACCCACCTATATAGGTGGGTTCCCGCATTCTTTATCGGTGGGTTTCGATACGCCGCCTGCGGCGGCTACTCAACCATCGGTGCCGCCCGCCGGTCCGGTCATCGAGTGCCAGGTCCCGATCATCGAGTGCCCGCCTCCGGTCGTCGAGTGCTCGGTCCCGATCATCGAGTAGGGCCGAAGGCCCGTATCGAGATGCATACCCAGCTACCCGCTCAGACGATTAGCTAGCATAGGCTCCGGAACGGAGGCCCGATGAGCTACGACGAGGACGAACCGACACAGCCGCTTTCGCTGGACGAGCTGCGCCAGGAGATGAGCGGCAAACGCCGCGAGGAGCCCGTCGATCCTGACGGCCACGGAACCCTCCCAGCTCCCAACCCGCGCGCTCCAGTCGACCGAGCCGACGTGATCGGCGAAGGCGCGAAGGCGTTCGCAGCGTGGTGCGGGCGGTTCCTACTCATGGCTGCCGCGATCGCCCTCACCTTCTGGACGTTGGGTCAGGTGCGCGAGGCGCTCATCCCACTGCTGTTCGCGTTACTCGTTGCGTCGGTGCTGTATCCCGTCGTGAGCGGTCTTCGTCGTATCGGCGTACCCCACGGCATCGGTGCTTTGGTGAGCCTGCTGCTCGGTGCAGGACTCATTGGTGGCCTGGTGAGCTTGATCGCGCCGAGCGTCGTGAGCCAGTGGCCGGTGCTCGCCGATCAAACGGTGAAGGGCATCCGTAAGGTACAGAACTGGGCGTCGGGTCCGCCGCTGAACATCCACGACGAACAGCTCAATAAGTACCTAGGTCAGCTCACCGACTGGTTGCAGGGGCATTCTGAAGATCTCGTGAGCATTGCGCTCAATGTGAGCGGCAGCGTATCCAGCGGCCTCGTCACACTGGCTATGACGCTCGTGATCGTGTTCTTCATGCTGAAGGACGGACACAAGTTCGTGGGTTGGGCGCGCTCGGTCGTCGGGCGACGCGGCGGCTTCCACGTCTCCGAACTGTTCACGCGCCTGTGGAACACCCTGTCGGGGTACATCCGCACGCAGGCGATTGTCTCCATGGTCGATGCCGTGTTCATCGGCGGCGGCTTGTGGCTGATGAAAGTGCCACTCGCGTTCCCCATCGCCGTGCTCACGTTCATGGCCGGATTCATTCCCATCGTTGGCGCTGTCACCGCAGGCGGTGTCGCCGTGCTCGTCGCGTTGGTGACGGGCGACGTCGTGCAGGCGCTTCTGGTTCTCGGCCTCGTCATCTTGGTGCAGCAGCTGGAGGGCAATATCTTGCAGCCCGTGCTGCAGTCTCGCGTGATGGAGCTGCACCCCGTCGTGATCATCCTGGCTGTGTTGTTGGGCGGTGGCTGGTTTGGCATCATCGGCGCCTTCCTGGCCGTGCCGGTGGCGGCGGCCAGCGCCGTCGTGTTGCGCTATCTGGGTGACATGATCGACCTTAGAACCGGCGAGCGCGTTGCCAGCGATATCGATTGGGCCACGGACGACGGGCACGTCGTCGGGGGTGAATCGGAGAAGTCAGCCCGGTTTTTCCAAGACCTGGTGCTCCGCCGAGTGCGCTCCTCCCACGACCACGACAGCGATGCGGATCAGCCTCCCGGCGCAGTGGATGAGGAAGACTCCCGCAACCCGGTGACGTCGGTGTTCCGCAAGCTCAAGCGCCGAGGGAAGTACCACGACGACGAGGCGCCGTCGGAGTAACGAAATAGCGCGCTACTGGGCGACGCGATGCATCTTGTGCTTCGCCTGGGCGCGCGGCCGGATGGTCAGGCGGTCGACGTTCACATGGTGAGGTCGAGTGACCATCCAGCAAATGGCGTCGGCGATGTCTTCCGCAACCAGCGGGCCAGGCACGCCTTCATACACCTTCGCGGCGCGGTCGGCGTCGCCCTCAAAACGGGTGAGCGAGAATTCGTCGGTGGCGACGAGGCCGGGCGCAATCTCGGTGATGCGCACGTCGGTGTCCACGAGTTCCAGCCGCATGGATTCCACCATCGAGCGCTCCGCAGCCTTCGCGCCGCAGTACCCGGCGCCGCCCTCGTAGCCGGCATCGGCGGCGATCGAGGTGACGAACACGACGATGCCCGTCGCCGTCGTGAGCGCAGGCAGGAGCGCTTGGGTGACGCGCGCGGTGCCGAGCACGTTCGTGGCGTACATGCGTTCCCAGAGCTCCAGGCGCGCCTCGCCGACATTTTCGAGGCCGAGCGCGCCGCCAGCGTTGTTGACCAGTACGTCGAGGGAATCCCCGACGGCCTCCGCGAGGCGGGCCACGTCGTCGGGGTTGGTGATGTCGCAGGGGAATGCGATGCCGTCGATCTCGCTCGCCAGAGCCTCGACGCGCTCAGCTCGCCTGGCCACGCACATCACCTTGTGGCCGTGCTGCGCGAGCAGCCGCGCGGTTGCCGCGCCGATACCTGAACTTGCCCCTGTCACTACTGCTGTCTTCATACCGCAAGCCTACGCGGTGAGCAGTGCTGAAGCAGCGACCACCTGAAAATGACCGTTATCCTCCACGCCCGAAGAAAATCTGGTTTTTGAGGGGGCTCGCGGCTTCTCGTGGAGGATAACGGTCGAAATTTTGAGAGTGCCGGCCGGCGGAGTTCCCCACCGTCGCTGAACCCCCGCCGGCATGTGCGCCCCGGGGTACCGCAAAAAAGTGACCGTTATCCTCCACGAGAAGCTGCACACCCCCGGATTTCGAGGATTTTGTGCAGGCGTGGAGGATAACGGTCAAAAGGCAGGTATAGCTGGAGGCTTACTTCTTGCCCTGGTTGGCGACGGCCTGGATGGAAGCAGCGGCGGCCTCCGGGTCGAGGTAGCGGCCGCCCTTGGTGACAGGCTTGCAAGCATCGTCGAGCTCGTACACCAGCGGAATGCCGGTGGGGATGTTGAGGCTCGAGATGTCGTCATCGGAGATCTCGTCGAGGTGCTTCACCAAGGCACGCAGCGAGTTGCCGTGCGCGGCGACGAGCACCGTCTTGCCCGCGGTGAGATCGGGCTTGATCTCGGCCTCCCAGTAGGGGAGCATGCGGCCGACGACGTCCTTGAGACATTCGGTGAGCGGGCGCTCCGATTCAGGGATGTCGGCGTAGCGCTCATCTGAGAACTGCGAGAACTCACCGTCGGCATCGATCAGCGGCGGCGGCACGTCGTAGCTGCGGCGCCACTGCATGAACTGTTCTTCGCCGAACTGGTCGCGGATCTCAGTCTTGTTGAGGCCCTGCAGTTTGCCGTAGTGGCGCTCGTTGAGGCGCCAGGAGCGCTTCACGGGAATCCAGTGACGATCAGCGTTGTCGAGGGCGATGTTGGCGGTCTTGATGGCGCGGCGCAGCAGCGAAGTGTGCACCACGTCGGGCAGGATGCCCTCGTCCTTCAGGAGCTTGCCGCCGCGCTCGGCTTCGGCGAGGCCCTTCTCGTTGAGGTCGACGTCCACCCAGCCGGTGAACAGGTTCTTGGCGTTCCATTCGCTCTCGCCGTGGCGGAGCAGGATCAGCGTGTTAGTCATAGTTTCACCCTACCCGCCCATGCGAGACGCCCGCATCACCAGGTGGGTGTATGCGGGCGTTGCAACGATTGAAGCATCAGGCATTCGGCCAGTCTTCGCCCTCCGGGACCTCGCCGGTGATGAGGTAGATGGTGCGACGGCCCACCGCGACGGCGTGGTCGGCGAAACGCTCGTAGTAACGGCCGATGAGCGCGACATCCACAGCAGCGGCGATACCGTCATTCCAGTTCTCGTCGAGCAGGACGTTGAAGTGTTCACGACGAAGGTCGTCCATCTTGGTGTCGATGTCGGCCAGGCCGTAGGCCTCTTGGGCGTCGCGGTTGGCGAGGGCCTCGCGCGCCACGTCGATCATCTTCAGCGCGATCTCGCTCATGGAGCGGAAGTTGGGTTCGAGGCTTGCCGGCACCGCTTTGTTGGGGTAGCGGAGGCGGGCAATCTTCGCGATGTGCGCGGCGAGGTCGCCCATGCGAGCGAGCTCGAAGACCATTCGGATGGCGGACACGACGGTACGCAGCTCGCCGGCGACGGGGGCCTGCAGGGCGAGCAGGGACAGGCATT is a genomic window containing:
- a CDS encoding biotin/lipoyl-containing protein, whose protein sequence is MKLKVTVDKTEYEIDVEVQEEERQGLGPVVIGVNGGSNPIPTKASMPASSASAITAPLAGSVSRILVEEGQEVEAGTVVLVLEAMKMETEITAPKAAKIETILVEKGDAVQGGQALIAMAD
- a CDS encoding AI-2E family transporter, with amino-acid sequence MSYDEDEPTQPLSLDELRQEMSGKRREEPVDPDGHGTLPAPNPRAPVDRADVIGEGAKAFAAWCGRFLLMAAAIALTFWTLGQVREALIPLLFALLVASVLYPVVSGLRRIGVPHGIGALVSLLLGAGLIGGLVSLIAPSVVSQWPVLADQTVKGIRKVQNWASGPPLNIHDEQLNKYLGQLTDWLQGHSEDLVSIALNVSGSVSSGLVTLAMTLVIVFFMLKDGHKFVGWARSVVGRRGGFHVSELFTRLWNTLSGYIRTQAIVSMVDAVFIGGGLWLMKVPLAFPIAVLTFMAGFIPIVGAVTAGGVAVLVALVTGDVVQALLVLGLVILVQQLEGNILQPVLQSRVMELHPVVIILAVLLGGGWFGIIGAFLAVPVAAASAVVLRYLGDMIDLRTGERVASDIDWATDDGHVVGGESEKSARFFQDLVLRRVRSSHDHDSDADQPPGAVDEEDSRNPVTSVFRKLKRRGKYHDDEAPSE
- a CDS encoding SDR family oxidoreductase; translated protein: MKTAVVTGASSGIGAATARLLAQHGHKVMCVARRAERVEALASEIDGIAFPCDITNPDDVARLAEAVGDSLDVLVNNAGGALGLENVGEARLELWERMYATNVLGTARVTQALLPALTTATGIVVFVTSIAADAGYEGGAGYCGAKAAERSMVESMRLELVDTDVRITEIAPGLVATDEFSLTRFEGDADRAAKVYEGVPGPLVAEDIADAICWMVTRPHHVNVDRLTIRPRAQAKHKMHRVAQ
- a CDS encoding phosphoglyceromutase, which gives rise to MTNTLILLRHGESEWNAKNLFTGWVDVDLNEKGLAEAERGGKLLKDEGILPDVVHTSLLRRAIKTANIALDNADRHWIPVKRSWRLNERHYGKLQGLNKTEIRDQFGEEQFMQWRRSYDVPPPLIDADGEFSQFSDERYADIPESERPLTECLKDVVGRMLPYWEAEIKPDLTAGKTVLVAAHGNSLRALVKHLDEISDDDISSLNIPTGIPLVYELDDACKPVTKGGRYLDPEAAAASIQAVANQGKK
- the phoU gene encoding phosphate signaling complex protein PhoU, whose product is MRTSYHEELDGLLKSLLHMAELVETALEESTAALFEADINRAEAVISNDAELDQLHEKLEYECLSLLALQAPVAGELRTVVSAIRMVFELARMGDLAAHIAKIARLRYPNKAVPASLEPNFRSMSEIALKMIDVAREALANRDAQEAYGLADIDTKMDDLRREHFNVLLDENWNDGIAAAVDVALIGRYYERFADHAVAVGRRTIYLITGEVPEGEDWPNA